A stretch of Ferribacterium limneticum DNA encodes these proteins:
- a CDS encoding DinB family protein → MTTTPYLAPPGAGLPMLERWFSSALLKALSTFWSKDALTHWLRRETESVLALAANLPEALACQPVLLPRVTGLEDSSRCWSANMVLQHLVIVDTGIRELAEALSDDTSFGCELRIAEVKPVPDAGFEQLALLRAAVDDYAQLIDGLGDLRTTLRHAHPWFGQLDLRGWHALAAMHTKAHRRQMQAIVARLACQPEA, encoded by the coding sequence ATGACCACCACCCCTTACCTCGCCCCACCCGGCGCCGGTCTGCCAATGCTGGAGCGCTGGTTTTCCAGCGCACTGCTCAAGGCGTTGAGCACTTTCTGGAGCAAGGATGCGCTGACCCACTGGCTGCGCCGGGAAACCGAAAGCGTGCTCGCCCTTGCGGCCAACCTGCCTGAAGCGCTTGCCTGTCAGCCGGTTTTGCTGCCACGCGTGACCGGGCTGGAGGACAGCAGCCGCTGCTGGTCCGCCAACATGGTGTTGCAGCATCTGGTGATCGTCGATACCGGCATTCGGGAACTGGCCGAAGCGCTGTCAGACGACACATCATTCGGGTGCGAACTGCGTATTGCCGAGGTCAAGCCAGTGCCAGACGCGGGGTTTGAACAGCTCGCCCTGCTGCGAGCGGCAGTCGATGATTACGCGCAACTGATCGACGGACTGGGCGATCTACGCACCACCTTGCGCCACGCCCATCCGTGGTTCGGCCAACTCGACCTGCGCGGCTGGCACGCGCTGGCCGCCATGCACACCAAGGCCCACCGGCGACAGATGCAGGCCATCGTTGCCCGGCTGGCCTGCCAGCCTGAGGCGTAA
- a CDS encoding DedA family protein, which yields MELLTQFIEIVLHLDKHLAVLVQQYGLWIYGILFFIIFAETGFVVFPFLPGDSLLFVAGALAAIGEGGMNIWTLVGVLLAAAVLGNMVNYQIGRFLGPKVFHWENSRLFNKAALQKTHAFYEIHGGKTLVISRFLPLFRTFAPFVAGIGAMSYAKFSLFNLIGAAGWVMSLCFAGYWLGNMPWVKQNLSLLIVGIIVVSLLPVAIGYLQHRKTA from the coding sequence ATGGAACTCCTGACCCAATTCATCGAAATCGTTCTTCACCTCGACAAGCATCTGGCGGTTCTCGTCCAGCAATACGGGCTGTGGATCTACGGCATCCTGTTCTTCATCATCTTTGCCGAGACGGGCTTTGTCGTCTTTCCCTTCCTGCCCGGCGATTCGCTGCTGTTCGTCGCTGGTGCGCTGGCGGCGATCGGCGAGGGCGGCATGAATATCTGGACGCTGGTCGGCGTCCTGCTCGCTGCAGCGGTGCTCGGCAACATGGTCAATTACCAGATCGGGCGCTTCCTCGGCCCCAAGGTCTTTCACTGGGAAAACTCCCGCCTCTTCAACAAGGCGGCGCTGCAAAAGACGCATGCTTTCTACGAAATCCATGGCGGCAAGACGCTGGTCATTTCGCGCTTCCTGCCGCTGTTTCGTACCTTCGCACCGTTCGTGGCCGGTATCGGCGCCATGTCGTACGCCAAGTTTTCGCTGTTCAACCTGATCGGCGCCGCCGGCTGGGTCATGTCGCTGTGCTTTGCCGGTTACTGGCTGGGCAACATGCCGTGGGTCAAGCAGAACCTGTCGCTGCTCATCGTCGGCATCATCGTTGTCTCGCTGCTGCCCGTTGCCATCGGCTACCTCCAGCACCGGAAAACGGCCTGA
- a CDS encoding ORF6N domain-containing protein, whose amino-acid sequence MSDFLEKSIPERDTFRSGQPTAAHPLISSRIRLFRELRIMLDADLAELYGVHTKVLVQAVKRNIQRFPTDFMFQLTTEEFAALRSQIVTSKPGRGGRRSAPYAFTEQGVAMLSSVLGSARAIAVNIEIMRTFVRIRELSATHDNLEKRLGELEEKTEAMSLKHDNFSHNTRLQLKEVFEAIRQLMAPADPPKQSIGFIRPRTPKSSA is encoded by the coding sequence ATGTCTGATTTTCTGGAAAAATCCATACCCGAGCGTGACACATTCCGCTCAGGACAGCCGACGGCAGCCCACCCTTTGATCAGCAGTCGCATCCGATTATTCCGCGAGTTGCGCATCATGCTTGATGCTGACCTGGCCGAACTTTACGGCGTCCATACCAAAGTGCTGGTGCAGGCAGTCAAACGCAATATCCAGCGCTTCCCGACGGATTTCATGTTTCAACTGACGACCGAAGAATTTGCCGCTTTGAGGTCACAAATTGTGACCTCAAAGCCCGGACGTGGAGGACGCCGCAGCGCTCCCTACGCTTTCACCGAACAAGGCGTGGCGATGTTGTCATCGGTTCTCGGCAGCGCCCGAGCCATTGCGGTGAATATCGAGATCATGCGCACCTTCGTCCGCATACGCGAACTAAGTGCAACGCACGACAATCTGGAAAAGCGGCTGGGCGAACTGGAAGAAAAAACCGAAGCAATGTCCTTGAAACATGACAACTTTAGCCACAACACCCGGCTGCAACTTAAAGAGGTATTCGAAGCTATCCGACAATTAATGGCGCCAGCTGACCCGCCCAAACAATCGATTGGTTTTATTCGACCAAGAACCCCAAAGAGTTCAGCGTAA
- the parS gene encoding type II RES/Xre toxin-antitoxin system antitoxin yields MSKPITGMHGKATKGPQLTMSAAEIATSALTPPGRGLKRQAGKTAKVLVAPPTNFVVGMAASEQVRVSRIGLPASTVDIMAKRLGMSRSLFLGEIDMKQSTIERRLAEKKPLTTTETDRLYRVEKVLARATEVLEDEASATAWIQHRIRSLGGVTPLSLLDTDAGVDLVMDTLGRIEHGIAA; encoded by the coding sequence ATGTCAAAACCTATCACCGGAATGCATGGCAAGGCCACCAAAGGCCCGCAGCTGACCATGTCGGCAGCTGAGATCGCGACCAGCGCGCTCACTCCACCAGGCCGTGGGCTCAAGCGTCAGGCCGGTAAAACCGCCAAGGTTCTTGTTGCCCCGCCGACAAATTTTGTGGTCGGCATGGCTGCCTCGGAGCAAGTTCGCGTCAGTCGGATTGGCTTGCCGGCCAGCACGGTCGATATCATGGCCAAGCGGCTCGGCATGTCGCGCTCCCTCTTCCTCGGCGAGATCGACATGAAGCAGAGCACGATTGAACGCCGCCTTGCCGAGAAAAAGCCGCTCACCACGACAGAAACCGATCGCCTGTACCGCGTCGAAAAAGTCCTGGCACGCGCCACGGAAGTCCTTGAGGACGAAGCCTCAGCCACCGCCTGGATACAGCATCGAATCCGCTCCCTCGGCGGCGTCACGCCCCTTTCCCTGCTCGATACCGATGCCGGCGTGGATCTCGTCATGGACACGCTCGGCCGGATCGAACACGGCATCGCGGCATGA
- the miaA gene encoding tRNA (adenosine(37)-N6)-dimethylallyltransferase MiaA, whose amino-acid sequence MNPPRLPPAILIMGPTASGKTAVAMALADRFPVELISVDSAQVFIDMDVGTAKPDRATLARYPHRLIDLITPEESYSAARFRADALTAMAEITATGKVPVLVGGTMMYYRALLHGLADLPQADAALRAEIDAEAAAEGWPAMHAKLARLDPATAARLHPTDSQRLQRALEICRLTGRPMSELLAESEKQKPPYDLLQIGLLPSDRATLHQRIARRFDEMLLAGLDDEVRRLREKYDLNLNLPSMRCVGYRQTWEMQEGLIPKREWRDRGVFATRQLAKRQITWLTNSFAAENYDCLDPALADRIATRTEAFLRS is encoded by the coding sequence ATGAATCCGCCCCGCCTACCTCCCGCCATCCTGATCATGGGCCCGACTGCCTCGGGCAAGACGGCGGTGGCCATGGCGCTGGCCGACCGTTTCCCGGTCGAGCTGATCAGTGTCGATTCGGCTCAGGTATTCATCGACATGGATGTCGGCACCGCCAAGCCGGACCGCGCCACGCTGGCCCGTTATCCGCATCGCCTGATCGACCTGATCACGCCCGAGGAAAGCTACTCGGCGGCCCGCTTCCGGGCCGATGCGCTGACGGCGATGGCTGAGATCACGGCCACCGGCAAGGTGCCTGTGCTGGTCGGCGGCACGATGATGTATTACCGCGCCCTGCTGCACGGGCTGGCCGATCTGCCGCAGGCCGATGCCGCCCTGCGCGCTGAAATCGATGCCGAAGCCGCCGCCGAGGGCTGGCCGGCGATGCACGCAAAACTAGCCCGGCTCGACCCGGCGACCGCCGCCCGCCTGCATCCGACCGACAGCCAGCGCCTGCAACGCGCCCTGGAAATCTGCCGACTGACCGGGCGCCCGATGTCGGAACTGCTGGCCGAAAGCGAAAAACAGAAGCCGCCCTACGATCTGCTGCAGATCGGCCTGCTGCCGTCCGACCGCGCCACGCTGCACCAGCGCATCGCCCGCCGTTTCGACGAAATGCTGCTGGCCGGGCTGGATGACGAAGTGCGTCGACTGCGTGAAAAATACGACCTGAACCTCAATCTGCCCTCGATGCGCTGCGTCGGCTACCGGCAGACCTGGGAGATGCAGGAAGGCTTGATCCCGAAACGGGAGTGGCGTGATCGTGGCGTCTTCGCAACACGCCAACTGGCCAAGCGGCAGATCACCTGGCTGACCAATTCCTTCGCAGCCGAGAATTACGACTGCCTCGATCCGGCGCTGGCCGACCGGATTGCGACACGGACCGAGGCTTTTCTCAGGTCTTGA
- a CDS encoding YkvA family protein, which translates to MSANANLKTWARTIKQHTLTVYFAARDPRTPLLVRLLALLVAAYALSPIDLIPDFIPVIGYLDDLLLVPLGIALVVRLTPPEVIAAAREKAAQATERPVSRVAAAGVIVLWLILALVCIRWAFDIG; encoded by the coding sequence ATGTCAGCAAACGCCAATTTGAAGACCTGGGCCAGGACAATCAAGCAACATACGCTGACCGTCTATTTCGCGGCCCGCGACCCGCGTACCCCGTTGCTTGTCCGCCTGCTTGCGCTGCTCGTGGCAGCCTATGCGCTGAGCCCGATCGACCTGATTCCTGACTTCATTCCGGTCATTGGTTACCTCGACGACCTGTTGCTGGTGCCGCTAGGTATCGCCCTGGTCGTCCGTCTGACGCCACCCGAGGTCATCGCGGCAGCCCGTGAAAAAGCCGCACAGGCCACTGAGCGGCCGGTCAGCCGGGTTGCTGCAGCAGGCGTCATCGTGCTCTGGCTGATTCTGGCGCTGGTGTGTATCAGATGGGCCTTCGATATCGGCTAG
- a CDS encoding DUF3108 domain-containing protein — translation MPLAFVLALAASLGIHVAALFGPDVELFGGASDEPVTLRAELQPPPAVAPKAAAENKPVAKPRPKPLKPGPLASSKSVADAPVVPVPEVPPESVQETPATATAAAPEPVKPLLPAKGTIRFVITTGTQGFTIGRAEHTWEFTEDGHYHLSGMTETTGLVALFKSVRFENESRGRLVAGGLQPEQYLTRKNGKNANENADFDWPNAAVRLSRDGNVRPLAPGAQDILSLNYHLAYIKQPEAGATVGVVTGKKYDRYALDSLGEEEIDTPAGHFRTLHLRAMTDTVTEIWIALDRHRLPVKIRFTDKKGDIYEQVATQIGIP, via the coding sequence ATGCCCCTGGCGTTCGTCCTCGCGCTGGCCGCTTCGCTGGGCATTCACGTCGCCGCACTGTTTGGTCCGGACGTTGAATTGTTCGGCGGTGCCAGCGACGAGCCGGTTACCTTGCGCGCCGAGTTGCAGCCGCCGCCGGCCGTTGCACCAAAAGCAGCAGCCGAGAACAAGCCGGTGGCCAAGCCGCGGCCCAAACCGCTCAAGCCCGGGCCGCTGGCCAGCAGCAAGTCGGTGGCCGATGCGCCGGTAGTGCCGGTGCCCGAAGTGCCTCCCGAGTCAGTACAGGAAACGCCAGCGACCGCCACGGCGGCTGCCCCCGAGCCGGTCAAGCCCCTGCTGCCGGCCAAGGGCACCATCCGCTTCGTGATCACCACGGGAACGCAGGGTTTTACGATCGGTCGCGCCGAGCACACCTGGGAATTCACCGAGGATGGCCATTACCACCTGAGCGGCATGACCGAAACCACCGGCCTGGTTGCCCTGTTCAAGTCGGTACGTTTCGAGAACGAAAGCCGCGGCCGGCTGGTGGCCGGCGGCTTGCAGCCCGAGCAATATCTGACGCGCAAGAACGGCAAGAATGCCAACGAAAATGCCGATTTTGACTGGCCCAATGCCGCCGTCCGGCTTTCCCGCGACGGCAACGTGCGCCCGCTGGCACCCGGCGCCCAGGACATCCTGTCGCTGAACTATCACCTGGCGTACATCAAGCAGCCGGAAGCCGGGGCTACTGTCGGCGTCGTCACCGGCAAGAAGTACGACCGTTACGCCCTAGATTCGTTGGGCGAAGAAGAAATCGACACGCCGGCCGGCCATTTCCGCACGCTGCATCTGCGCGCCATGACTGATACCGTCACTGAAATCTGGATCGCACTCGATCGGCACCGCCTGCCGGTTAAAATCCGCTTTACCGACAAGAAGGGCGACATTTACGAACAAGTCGCCACCCAGATAGGAATACCATGA
- a CDS encoding RES family NAD+ phosphorylase — protein sequence MTVSLWRIAKNTAQYRANDMSGGGAKAVGGRWNSKGNAVIYTSPTIALATLETLAHIGNEIAARNRFLIRIEVPDDVWKARETLDVARLDPTWVSEPPGMATISLGDAWIKGNTAALLEVPSVIVHEEFNVLINPAHADSAGITASLVRQFVYDPRL from the coding sequence ATGACCGTCAGCCTTTGGCGGATTGCCAAGAACACAGCCCAGTATCGAGCGAACGACATGTCCGGCGGCGGAGCCAAGGCCGTCGGCGGCCGCTGGAATTCAAAGGGCAACGCAGTCATCTACACCTCGCCGACAATCGCCCTGGCGACCCTTGAGACCCTTGCCCATATCGGCAACGAGATAGCGGCGCGAAATCGCTTCCTGATCCGGATTGAAGTACCGGATGATGTTTGGAAAGCCCGGGAAACACTGGATGTAGCCAGGCTCGATCCGACTTGGGTTTCAGAACCCCCTGGCATGGCCACCATCTCGCTTGGCGATGCTTGGATCAAAGGGAATACCGCGGCGCTCCTGGAAGTCCCCTCAGTCATCGTTCATGAGGAATTCAACGTACTCATCAATCCCGCCCACGCGGATTCAGCAGGGATCACGGCCAGCCTGGTTCGACAGTTTGTATACGATCCTCGCCTCTAG
- a CDS encoding response regulator, with protein MDNLRVFVVDDDPIILDILSGTLGGVCQLESFASAESCLNRLADAKPDLFLLDVSMPVMDGYELCRRLKDDWDTQDIPVLFVSANDDSDTRLLCYEAGGDDFIQKPFEHAELLSKLKVATRILDDKKALREQAGYAQRTAMAAMVSMGELGVVLQFLSKSFACANVDELASAVIDAMQQYDLQAAVQMRLGDESFSLSHNGRNVPLEVSVLNHVRESGRIFQFKSRCVFNYGRVTLMVNNMPLEDADRCGRIRDNGALLAEGADARLKAIEAEMLASRRRAGIEAALPRLYSTLDDVQGNYRRNCFELTQVMIDFQETLTKAFIHLGLMERQEEQLSNMANEFMLRMVGTQDASLEIVHRLESLANDLKTYLKT; from the coding sequence GTGGATAACTTGCGTGTTTTTGTCGTTGATGATGACCCGATCATCCTTGATATTCTGAGCGGAACCCTGGGCGGCGTTTGTCAGCTCGAATCGTTTGCCTCTGCCGAGTCCTGTCTGAATCGCCTGGCAGATGCCAAGCCGGACCTGTTTTTGCTGGACGTCTCGATGCCGGTCATGGATGGCTACGAATTGTGTCGCCGCCTGAAGGATGATTGGGATACACAGGATATCCCGGTACTTTTCGTCTCGGCCAACGACGACAGTGATACCCGTCTGCTTTGCTACGAAGCGGGGGGCGATGATTTTATCCAGAAGCCCTTCGAGCATGCCGAGCTGCTCAGCAAGCTCAAAGTCGCCACGCGTATCCTGGACGACAAGAAGGCTTTGCGCGAGCAAGCCGGCTATGCGCAGCGCACGGCTATGGCAGCCATGGTCAGCATGGGGGAGCTGGGGGTTGTCCTGCAGTTCCTGAGCAAGTCCTTCGCCTGCGCCAATGTCGATGAACTGGCCTCGGCGGTGATCGATGCCATGCAGCAGTACGATCTGCAGGCGGCCGTCCAGATGCGGCTTGGCGATGAATCTTTTTCCTTGAGCCATAACGGGCGAAATGTGCCGCTCGAAGTCTCGGTCCTCAACCATGTCCGTGAAAGCGGGCGGATTTTTCAGTTCAAATCCCGCTGCGTCTTCAACTACGGCCGGGTCACCCTGATGGTCAACAACATGCCGCTGGAAGACGCCGATCGTTGCGGGCGCATTCGGGACAACGGTGCCTTGCTGGCCGAAGGGGCCGATGCCCGGCTTAAGGCCATCGAAGCCGAAATGCTCGCCAGCCGGCGGCGGGCGGGCATCGAAGCCGCCTTGCCACGTCTCTATTCAACGCTGGACGATGTGCAGGGCAACTATCGGCGTAACTGTTTTGAACTGACGCAGGTGATGATCGATTTTCAGGAAACGCTGACCAAGGCATTCATCCATCTGGGCCTGATGGAACGTCAGGAAGAGCAGTTAAGCAACATGGCCAACGAATTCATGCTGCGCATGGTGGGCACTCAGGATGCTTCTCTGGAAATCGTCCACCGGCTTGAGTCCCTGGCCAATGACCTGAAGACGTACCTCAAGACCTGA
- the purN gene encoding phosphoribosylglycinamide formyltransferase — translation MKNIVILISGRGSNLEALIAARDAGNLPVNIAAVISNRPEAMGLETAQKAGIAAHFINHKAFAGREAFDAALAECIDDFSPDLVVLAGFMRILSEGFVRHYEGRLMNIHPSLLPSFPGLHTHQRALEEGVRIHGCTVHFVTPTLDHGPVIIQAAVPVLDSDSEDSLSARVLRQEHLIYPQAVRWFAEDKLTLENGRVRLAAELADHAVLISPEIR, via the coding sequence ATGAAGAATATCGTCATCCTGATTTCCGGCCGTGGCAGCAACCTGGAGGCGCTGATCGCCGCCCGCGATGCTGGAAATCTGCCCGTCAACATCGCGGCCGTGATCAGCAACCGGCCTGAGGCCATGGGGCTGGAGACCGCGCAGAAGGCAGGCATTGCGGCGCATTTCATCAACCACAAGGCTTTTGCCGGTCGCGAGGCTTTCGATGCGGCGCTGGCCGAGTGCATCGACGATTTTTCGCCTGACCTCGTCGTGCTGGCCGGTTTCATGCGCATCCTGAGCGAAGGCTTCGTCCGTCATTACGAAGGCCGGTTGATGAACATCCACCCGTCGCTGCTGCCCTCCTTCCCCGGTCTGCACACCCACCAGCGGGCGCTGGAAGAGGGGGTGCGCATCCACGGCTGCACCGTGCATTTCGTCACGCCCACCCTGGATCATGGGCCGGTGATCATTCAGGCCGCCGTGCCGGTGCTCGACAGCGATAGCGAAGACAGCCTGTCGGCCCGAGTGCTGCGTCAGGAGCATCTGATTTACCCGCAGGCGGTGCGCTGGTTTGCCGAAGACAAGCTGACGCTGGAAAACGGCCGCGTCCGGCTGGCGGCCGAACTCGCCGACCACGCCGTGCTGATCTCGCCCGAGATCCGCTAA
- the mutL gene encoding DNA mismatch repair endonuclease MutL yields MPTIARLPDLLISQIAAGEVVERPASVLKELLENSLDAGSKAIQVHLEEGGVKLIRITDDGCGIAKDELALALTRHATSKISSLDDLERVGTLGFRGEALASVASVARLTITSRERGAAHAWKLRGEPGAEPEPAALMAGTVVEMRDLYFNTPARRKFLKSESTEFAHCADAVKRLALTRPDVAISLTHNGRNLFQLAPADAPRRIADILGDDFLGAARRIEAGAGALSIGGFAIDPTRATDAKDGQYVFVNGRFVRDKIISHALREAYRDVLHGSRQPAVCLFVNIDPALVDVNVHPAKTEVRFRDSRAMHQFVFHAIQRTLAAPVQAESAPSLIERSEASSEYSNSVVTPANRPNYEYAPPLRHQGSLGVAEPAAAAYLAFARAVQDIGQSPAPRSEVAPQFQPVESTGSDGPPLGYALAQLHGIYILAQNARGLILIDMHAAHERILYEKLKTAFDNRQIATQALLIPAVFSADPLDIAAVEEHADALADLGFSIAPLGPNQLGVRAVPALLQSGDPAALAKSLIVELREHGITQLATARRNELLATMACHGAVRARRQLTLPEMNALLRQMEETERAGQCNHGRPTWTELTMDQLDKLFLRGQ; encoded by the coding sequence ATGCCGACCATTGCCCGCCTCCCCGACCTGCTGATCAGCCAGATTGCCGCTGGCGAAGTGGTCGAAAGACCCGCTTCCGTCCTCAAGGAACTGCTCGAAAACAGCCTCGATGCAGGCAGCAAGGCCATCCAGGTGCATCTGGAAGAAGGCGGCGTCAAGTTGATCCGCATTACCGATGACGGTTGCGGCATTGCCAAGGACGAACTGGCGCTGGCCCTGACCCGGCACGCCACCTCGAAGATTTCCAGCCTCGACGATCTTGAACGCGTCGGCACCTTGGGTTTCCGTGGCGAGGCGCTGGCTTCCGTCGCTTCCGTTGCCCGACTGACGATTACCAGCCGAGAGCGTGGGGCGGCGCATGCCTGGAAGCTGCGCGGCGAGCCCGGCGCCGAACCGGAACCGGCCGCGCTGATGGCTGGCACCGTGGTCGAAATGCGCGACCTCTATTTCAACACCCCGGCCCGCCGCAAATTTTTGAAGTCGGAAAGCACCGAGTTCGCCCACTGCGCCGATGCCGTCAAGCGGCTGGCGCTGACCCGGCCGGATGTGGCGATCAGCCTGACCCACAACGGCCGCAACCTGTTCCAGCTGGCTCCGGCCGACGCCCCCCGGCGCATTGCCGACATCCTCGGCGACGACTTTCTCGGCGCCGCCCGGCGCATCGAAGCCGGCGCCGGTGCGCTGTCGATAGGCGGCTTCGCCATCGACCCGACCCGCGCCACCGATGCCAAAGATGGCCAGTACGTCTTCGTCAATGGCCGTTTCGTGCGCGACAAGATCATCAGCCACGCCCTGCGCGAAGCCTATCGCGACGTGCTGCACGGCAGCCGCCAGCCGGCCGTCTGCCTGTTCGTGAACATCGATCCGGCGCTGGTCGACGTCAATGTGCACCCGGCCAAGACCGAAGTCCGCTTCCGCGACTCGCGCGCCATGCACCAGTTCGTTTTCCACGCCATCCAGCGCACGCTGGCAGCGCCGGTGCAGGCAGAAAGCGCGCCGTCGCTGATCGAACGGAGTGAAGCAAGCAGCGAATATTCGAATTCGGTGGTCACGCCGGCAAACCGGCCAAATTACGAATATGCCCCGCCACTGCGCCACCAAGGCAGCCTTGGCGTCGCCGAACCGGCCGCCGCGGCCTACCTCGCCTTCGCCCGCGCCGTGCAGGACATCGGCCAGTCACCGGCCCCTCGCAGCGAAGTCGCCCCGCAATTCCAGCCCGTTGAAAGCACCGGCAGCGATGGCCCGCCGCTCGGCTACGCACTGGCCCAGTTGCACGGCATCTACATCCTCGCCCAGAACGCCCGCGGCCTGATCCTGATCGACATGCACGCAGCGCATGAACGCATCCTCTACGAAAAGCTGAAAACCGCTTTCGACAACCGCCAGATCGCCACCCAGGCGCTGCTCATCCCGGCCGTCTTCTCGGCCGACCCGCTCGACATCGCCGCCGTCGAAGAACACGCCGACGCCTTGGCCGACCTCGGTTTCTCGATCGCCCCGCTCGGCCCGAATCAGCTAGGCGTCCGCGCCGTCCCCGCCCTGCTCCAATCCGGCGACCCAGCCGCGCTGGCCAAATCCCTGATCGTCGAACTGCGCGAACACGGCATCACCCAGCTCGCCACCGCCCGCCGCAATGAACTGCTCGCCACCATGGCCTGCCACGGCGCCGTCCGCGCCCGCCGCCAGCTCACGCTCCCCGAAATGAATGCCCTGCTGCGGCAAATGGAAGAAACCGAACGGGCCGGTCAGTGCAACCACGGTAGACCAACGTGGACGGAGCTGACGATGGACCAGCTCGACAAGCTTTTCCTGCGCGGGCAGTAA
- the ybaL gene encoding YbaL family putative K(+) efflux transporter, giving the protein MPHDISLITTVAAAFGFALILGFVAERLKTPALVGYLVAGILIGPATPGFVADLSTASQLSEIGVMLLMFGVGLHFSIDDLLSVKRIALPGAVVQMSLATLLGMAIGQWWGWAIGPSLIFGLSLSCASTVVLLKALEARGLLSTMNGRIAVGWLVVEDLATVLILVLLPPLAGVLGGNAAAEGSGPLWQAIGKTLLEVAAFIALMLIVGRRALPWLLWQVTRTGSRELFTLAVITAAISIAYGAAQLFSVSFALGAFFAGTVMRNSEFSHRAAEESLPLRDAFSVLFFVAVGMLFDPAILVEQPWQVVAVVAIIIIGKSLAALALVLALRYPLNTALTVAASLAQIGEFSFILAGLGQSLGLFSSEGMSLVLAGALISIALNPLVFAAVEPLRRWTLRHSAQAQRLEDRDEPYAQLPLSTDRKYLEGQVVLVGYGRVGQRIASSMKAQGIPYVVVEQNREQVENLRREGIAAVAGNAAEPAVLIQAHIAHAAMLVIAAPDAINIRQMADCARTLNPAVEIVLRTHSDDDSELLRQDGIGTVFFGEEELAIGMSRHILQRFAPPATE; this is encoded by the coding sequence ATGCCCCACGATATTTCCCTGATCACCACCGTCGCGGCAGCTTTCGGCTTTGCCCTGATTCTCGGCTTCGTCGCCGAGCGCCTGAAAACACCCGCCCTGGTCGGCTACCTCGTTGCCGGCATCCTGATCGGCCCGGCCACCCCGGGTTTCGTCGCTGACCTGAGCACGGCTTCGCAGCTCTCCGAAATCGGCGTCATGTTGCTGATGTTCGGCGTTGGCCTGCATTTCTCGATTGACGACCTGCTATCCGTCAAGCGCATCGCCCTGCCCGGCGCCGTCGTCCAGATGAGCCTGGCCACCTTGCTTGGCATGGCCATTGGCCAGTGGTGGGGCTGGGCCATCGGGCCATCGCTGATCTTCGGCCTGTCGCTATCCTGCGCCAGCACCGTGGTGCTGCTCAAGGCGCTCGAAGCGCGCGGCCTGCTGAGCACGATGAATGGCCGCATTGCGGTCGGCTGGCTGGTCGTCGAGGATCTCGCCACCGTACTCATCCTGGTGCTGCTCCCGCCGCTCGCCGGCGTGCTTGGCGGCAATGCGGCAGCCGAAGGCAGCGGCCCGCTCTGGCAGGCCATCGGCAAAACACTGCTCGAGGTGGCCGCCTTCATCGCCCTGATGCTGATTGTCGGCCGGCGCGCCCTGCCCTGGCTGCTCTGGCAGGTGACGCGCACCGGCTCGCGCGAGCTGTTCACGCTGGCCGTCATCACCGCGGCGATCAGCATTGCCTACGGCGCGGCACAACTGTTCAGTGTGTCCTTCGCTTTGGGCGCCTTCTTTGCCGGCACCGTGATGCGGAACTCGGAGTTCAGCCACCGGGCCGCCGAGGAATCGCTGCCACTGCGCGATGCCTTCTCGGTGCTCTTTTTCGTGGCCGTCGGCATGCTCTTCGATCCGGCCATCCTGGTCGAACAGCCCTGGCAGGTGGTCGCCGTGGTTGCCATCATCATCATCGGCAAGTCGCTGGCTGCGCTGGCCTTGGTGCTCGCCCTGCGCTACCCGCTCAACACGGCACTGACCGTGGCCGCCAGCCTGGCCCAGATTGGCGAGTTTTCCTTCATTCTGGCCGGACTGGGGCAGTCGCTCGGCCTGTTTTCCAGTGAGGGAATGAGTCTGGTACTGGCCGGCGCACTGATTTCCATCGCCCTCAACCCGCTAGTCTTCGCGGCAGTCGAGCCACTGCGCCGCTGGACGCTGCGCCACTCCGCACAGGCGCAACGTCTTGAGGACCGTGACGAGCCCTACGCCCAGTTGCCGCTCAGCACCGATCGCAAATACCTGGAAGGCCAGGTCGTGCTGGTTGGCTACGGCCGGGTCGGGCAGCGCATCGCCAGCAGCATGAAGGCGCAGGGCATTCCTTATGTCGTCGTCGAACAGAACCGCGAGCAGGTCGAAAACCTGCGCCGGGAGGGCATCGCAGCAGTTGCCGGAAATGCCGCCGAGCCGGCCGTCCTGATTCAGGCGCACATCGCCCATGCCGCGATGCTGGTCATCGCCGCGCCGGATGCCATCAATATCCGCCAGATGGCCGACTGCGCCCGCACCCTGAATCCAGCGGTCGAAATCGTTCTGCGCACTCACAGTGACGACGACTCCGAGCTGCTGCGCCAGGACGGCATCGGCACCGTATTCTTTGGCGAGGAAGAACTCGCCATCGGGATGAGCCGGCACATCCTTCAGCGCTTTGCGCCTCCTGCCACCGAGTAA